A genomic segment from Luteolibacter flavescens encodes:
- a CDS encoding alpha/beta fold hydrolase, which produces MKGTLWCLHGAVGQAADWQGLAVPGWAVKRVDLWRFLACCPMSMPEFGRALNAEAVADGRSQIADGLSSAIHHLPSTISRNVLVGYSMGARLGLHALLDGGPWDAAVLIAPNPGLESGAERAARREGDAEWAGRALSGEWDDFLDAWNAQPVLAGTGGGHRARLSVHFRREVARSFMDWSLGAQESLWGRLGEIACPVLWCTGERDGKFTALAERAVPALRQGELWIAPGSGHRVPWDAPEAFRAKLGEFLERALS; this is translated from the coding sequence GTGAAGGGGACATTGTGGTGCCTGCACGGGGCGGTCGGCCAGGCGGCGGACTGGCAGGGGCTCGCCGTGCCGGGATGGGCGGTGAAGCGCGTGGACCTGTGGCGCTTCCTGGCGTGCTGCCCGATGAGCATGCCGGAATTTGGCCGGGCGCTGAATGCAGAAGCGGTAGCAGATGGGAGATCGCAGATCGCAGATGGCCTTTCATCTGCCATCCACCATCTACCATCCACCATCTCCCGGAACGTGCTGGTGGGCTATTCGATGGGGGCGCGGCTGGGCTTGCATGCGCTGCTGGATGGCGGGCCGTGGGATGCGGCGGTGCTGATCGCGCCAAATCCCGGGCTGGAATCCGGGGCGGAGCGTGCGGCGCGCCGCGAGGGCGATGCGGAGTGGGCGGGCCGGGCATTGTCCGGGGAGTGGGACGATTTTCTCGACGCGTGGAATGCGCAGCCGGTGCTGGCGGGCACGGGAGGTGGCCATCGCGCGCGGCTATCCGTGCACTTCCGGCGGGAGGTGGCGCGGAGTTTCATGGATTGGTCGCTGGGCGCGCAGGAGTCGCTGTGGGGGCGGCTCGGGGAGATCGCGTGCCCGGTGCTGTGGTGCACGGGCGAGCGGGACGGGAAATTCACGGCGCTGGCGGAGCGTGCGGTGCCTGCCCTGAGGCAGGGCGAGCTGTGGATCGCGCCGGGGTCCGGGCACCGGGTGCCGTGGGACGCGCCGGAGGCCTTCCGGGCGAAGCTGGGGGAATTTCTTGAGCGGGCCCTCTCCTGA
- a CDS encoding DNA alkylation repair protein, with the protein MALTARAEKLVAELTGGNLKMGDLKKRGAEIKRDHGLAMELWSTGKYHPRLLATLIFDKKLLTEEVIDGLAADMLGHDAAERCQLADWLLANQLMKDKKLVALLESWQRNPSPILRRLFWYHQARLRWMGQEPPGNGAELMEALERGLADEESEVQWTMNFCAGQIGIHEKKFRSRCVKLGEALGLYKGERVSKGCTPSYLPEFIRIEVAKRE; encoded by the coding sequence ATGGCCTTGACTGCGAGAGCTGAGAAATTGGTCGCCGAGTTGACCGGGGGGAACCTGAAGATGGGGGACCTCAAGAAACGCGGGGCGGAGATCAAGCGGGACCACGGGCTGGCGATGGAGCTCTGGTCCACGGGGAAGTATCACCCGCGTCTCTTGGCGACGCTCATCTTTGACAAGAAGCTGCTCACGGAGGAGGTGATCGATGGCTTGGCGGCGGACATGCTCGGGCATGATGCGGCGGAGCGCTGCCAGCTTGCGGACTGGCTGCTGGCGAACCAACTGATGAAGGACAAGAAGCTCGTCGCGCTGCTGGAGTCGTGGCAGCGGAATCCATCCCCGATCCTGCGCCGCCTCTTCTGGTATCATCAGGCGCGGTTGCGCTGGATGGGGCAGGAGCCTCCGGGGAATGGCGCGGAACTGATGGAAGCGCTGGAGCGCGGATTGGCCGACGAGGAGTCGGAGGTGCAGTGGACGATGAATTTCTGCGCGGGCCAGATCGGCATCCATGAGAAGAAATTCCGATCCCGCTGCGTGAAGCTGGGGGAGGCGCTGGGACTCTACAAGGGCGAGCGGGTGTCGAAGGGCTGCACGCCATCCTATCTGCCGGAATTCATCCGCATCGAGGTGGCCAAGCGGGAATGA
- a CDS encoding YybH family protein, producing the protein MTADEKQVRETHDTWIAAVNAADLGTLLGMVTDDLVLINPSGEPIGVEGFAGKFTSAHGQLRIHCSSELEEVVVAGDVAYTRSRDALRVSPRDGDGETRLAGYRLTIYRRQADGRWLLARDAHTLAEV; encoded by the coding sequence ATGACTGCCGACGAGAAGCAGGTCCGCGAGACCCATGACACGTGGATCGCCGCGGTGAATGCGGCGGACCTGGGCACCTTGCTCGGGATGGTGACGGACGATCTGGTGCTGATCAATCCGAGCGGGGAACCGATCGGGGTGGAGGGCTTCGCGGGGAAATTCACGTCCGCCCACGGGCAGCTCCGCATCCACTGCTCGAGCGAGCTGGAGGAAGTGGTGGTGGCGGGCGATGTCGCCTACACGCGGAGCAGGGATGCGCTGCGGGTTTCGCCACGGGACGGTGATGGCGAGACGCGGCTGGCGGGATACCGCCTCACGATCTACCGCCGGCAGGCCGATGGCCGCTGGCTCCTCGCGCGGGATGCGCACACGCTGGCCGAGGTGTAG